A genome region from Nocardia sp. NBC_00565 includes the following:
- a CDS encoding fumarylacetoacetate hydrolase family protein — translation MRLATLRLAANANATAAVRVDSDEFATVIEGFADLSELLADPDWRTIAEAADGVGVVLAGAEYAPVVPKPSKVICVGLNYATHIKEMGRELPAYPTLFAKFPEALTGPYDDVVVPSYAAAQCDWEGELAVVIGRTAYQVDEADAEAYIAGYSVINDYTMRDYQTRTLQWDQGKSFEKTAGFGPFLTTTDSYTFGSTLETKLEGRTVQTTTTDDLVFEPAELIDYISHIVTLQPGDVICTGTPGGVGHARKPEVYIQNGETVEVTIEGLGTVRNKTIVK, via the coding sequence ATGCGACTCGCCACCCTACGCCTCGCCGCGAACGCCAACGCCACCGCGGCCGTTCGTGTGGACAGCGACGAATTCGCCACTGTCATAGAAGGTTTCGCTGATCTGTCCGAGCTGCTCGCGGATCCTGATTGGCGGACCATCGCCGAAGCGGCCGATGGCGTAGGGGTTGTGCTCGCGGGCGCCGAATACGCCCCGGTGGTCCCGAAACCCAGCAAAGTCATCTGCGTCGGCCTGAACTACGCGACCCATATCAAGGAAATGGGCCGGGAACTGCCTGCCTACCCGACTTTGTTCGCCAAGTTCCCGGAAGCGCTGACCGGGCCATACGACGACGTCGTCGTTCCGTCCTACGCAGCGGCGCAATGTGATTGGGAGGGTGAGCTTGCCGTAGTCATCGGCAGGACCGCCTACCAGGTGGACGAAGCCGACGCCGAGGCCTACATCGCCGGCTACTCGGTCATCAACGACTACACGATGCGCGACTACCAAACCCGCACCCTGCAATGGGATCAGGGCAAGTCCTTCGAGAAGACCGCGGGCTTCGGTCCCTTCCTCACCACCACGGACTCGTACACCTTCGGAAGCACGCTCGAGACCAAGCTCGAAGGCCGTACGGTGCAGACCACCACGACCGACGATCTGGTATTCGAGCCCGCCGAGTTGATCGACTACATCTCCCACATCGTCACCCTGCAACCAGGCGACGTCATCTGCACCGGGACTCCCGGCGGTGTCGGCCACGCACGCAAGCCCGAGGTGTACATCCAGAACGGGGAAACCGTCGAGGTCACCATCGAGGGCCTCGGGACTGTCCGGAACAAGACGATCGTCAAATAG
- a CDS encoding maleylpyruvate isomerase family mycothiol-dependent enzyme, translated as MGFHDLVRTEQSLLARCGTAYFTERLGALTDAELGEPTLLQGWTRRHLVAHVSYNAVALGNLLDWAATGNETPMYTSPEQRGRDIEEGATMSPAALRNLFDHTVARLDEKWRNLPDAAWDAKVFTVHGRSVPAVETLWMRSREVWIHTVDLANGGRFDVFPDVIAQSLLDDVVGIWRKRDVGTGLAFRIDDRPPVAVQPESPTGTTITGSLAAVTRWATGRGAIGITTTGPAVAVPSWL; from the coding sequence ATGGGATTCCACGATCTCGTGCGCACCGAACAATCGCTGCTCGCCCGCTGTGGCACCGCCTATTTCACCGAGCGGCTCGGCGCGCTCACCGATGCCGAACTGGGCGAACCGACCCTGCTGCAGGGCTGGACTCGCCGCCACCTCGTCGCGCATGTGAGTTACAACGCGGTAGCCCTGGGTAATCTGCTCGACTGGGCGGCAACGGGTAACGAAACACCCATGTACACCTCGCCCGAGCAACGCGGGCGGGATATCGAGGAGGGCGCCACGATGTCGCCCGCGGCCCTGCGGAATCTGTTCGACCACACGGTCGCGCGGCTCGACGAGAAGTGGCGGAACCTCCCGGACGCGGCCTGGGATGCGAAAGTCTTTACTGTCCATGGCCGTTCGGTTCCGGCCGTGGAGACACTGTGGATGCGCAGCCGTGAGGTGTGGATTCACACGGTGGACCTGGCCAACGGTGGTCGTTTCGACGTATTCCCCGACGTGATCGCTCAGAGCCTGCTCGACGATGTGGTCGGTATCTGGCGTAAACGGGATGTCGGCACGGGTTTGGCCTTTCGAATCGATGATCGACCGCCGGTCGCGGTGCAGCCCGAAAGCCCGACCGGCACCACGATCACGGGATCGCTTGCCGCGGTGACTCGCTGGGCGACCGGCCGCGGGGCGATCGGTATCACCACAACGGGTCCGGCGGTTGCCGTGCCCAGCTGGCTCTGA
- a CDS encoding LysR family transcriptional regulator, with amino-acid sequence MDLHGRDLRYFLAVAEELNFTRAAERLYVSQPALSKQIRALERHLGAPLFTRDPQQVILTPVGEALLPHARTVLEALDAATAAVEQARAAQRSTLVIGMGASPGRGGLLPAVRSRFLAAYPEVTLKLRQVGWQDPTAGLSDGSSDLAYIRLPLPDPGRYATTVVSEEPRLIALPPGHQLAGTTALDFADLLNEPFLALPRAAGPLRDYWLAMEKRAGRPVRVGAEVAGIDEVNEALAAGLGVTLTAAGDIPLLDHGGVTFRPVRDLPPLLFALARRANDQRPLVRAYEQALRAVRDSDEK; translated from the coding sequence ATGGACCTGCACGGACGCGATCTGCGCTATTTCTTGGCTGTCGCGGAAGAGCTGAACTTCACGCGCGCGGCTGAACGACTCTATGTGTCGCAACCGGCACTGAGCAAGCAAATTCGGGCACTCGAAAGACACTTGGGCGCTCCACTTTTCACTCGGGATCCGCAGCAGGTGATACTCACCCCTGTCGGTGAGGCACTGCTCCCGCACGCACGGACAGTACTGGAGGCACTCGATGCCGCGACCGCGGCGGTGGAGCAAGCGCGAGCGGCCCAGCGAAGCACCCTCGTGATCGGGATGGGTGCCAGCCCGGGGCGCGGCGGACTGCTTCCGGCGGTGCGATCGCGGTTCCTCGCGGCCTACCCCGAAGTCACCTTGAAGTTACGTCAGGTGGGCTGGCAGGACCCGACCGCCGGACTGTCGGACGGCAGCAGCGATCTGGCATACATTCGGCTCCCATTGCCGGATCCGGGGCGCTACGCCACCACAGTGGTATCGGAGGAACCCCGGCTGATCGCGCTGCCTCCCGGACATCAGCTGGCGGGCACGACGGCATTGGACTTCGCGGACCTGCTGAACGAGCCGTTCCTGGCACTGCCGCGCGCGGCAGGACCACTGCGGGACTACTGGCTGGCAATGGAGAAGAGGGCCGGGCGGCCGGTCCGCGTCGGCGCCGAGGTGGCCGGTATCGATGAGGTCAACGAAGCTCTGGCGGCGGGCCTCGGCGTGACCCTGACCGCCGCGGGCGACATCCCGTTGCTCGACCACGGCGGGGTGACTTTCCGCCCGGTCCGCGATCTACCCCCGCTACTTTTTGCGCTCGCCCGCCGCGCAAACGACCAGCGCCCTCTGGTTCGGGCCTATGAGCAGGCGCTACGAGCAGTCCGCGACAGCGACGAGAAATAG
- a CDS encoding SDR family NAD(P)-dependent oxidoreductase, translating to MNEIWNEIWIVTGANFGFGRAITEAAVGAGNIAIAATRRREALADLVAAHPDRIEALSLDVTDQTATAVADIAARYGHIDVLLNNASRCDIGAFEETSDAELRVSRVRSAPARPATPRSAPNCPPTLLRSAAYALASPHLTENSPATRPVIVSQPGECAYPRRQPCVAGLDALAGGAASCMHTHRSS from the coding sequence ATGAACGAGATCTGGAACGAGATCTGGATTGTCACAGGCGCCAATTTCGGCTTCGGTCGGGCCATCACCGAGGCGGCAGTCGGCGCGGGGAACATTGCCATCGCAGCCACGCGGCGACGCGAAGCCCTGGCAGATCTCGTCGCCGCCCACCCGGATCGGATCGAGGCGCTCAGCCTCGACGTCACCGATCAGACCGCGACCGCTGTCGCGGACATCGCAGCCCGCTACGGCCACATCGACGTCCTGCTCAACAATGCCAGCCGCTGCGATATCGGAGCGTTCGAGGAGACCTCCGACGCGGAACTTCGGGTGAGCCGGGTTCGTTCCGCACCAGCCCGCCCGGCAACACCACGCTCAGCTCCGAATTGTCCGCCTACGCTGCTACGGTCGGCGGCATACGCGCTGGCATCGCCGCATCTGACGGAGAACAGCCCGGCGACCCGGCCAGTGATAGTGAGTCAACCAGGAGAGTGCGCTTACCCACGTCGGCAGCCGTGCGTCGCTGGACTCGACGCTCTTGCGGGCGGTGCCGCGTCCTGCATGCATACCCATCGGAGCAGTTGA
- a CDS encoding LysR family transcriptional regulator — protein MDVRGRDLRYFLAVAEELSFTHAAERLYLSQPALSKQIRALERHLGTLLFTRDRQQVTLTPVGEALVPHAYMRVHRAALQFRRRAGAPLRRRFTTLRTRPGR, from the coding sequence ATGGACGTGCGCGGAAGGGATCTGCGCTACTTCCTGGCTGTCGCGGAAGAGCTCAGTTTCACGCACGCGGCCGAACGGCTCTATTTGTCACAGCCGGCACTGAGCAAGCAGATTCGGGCACTCGAAAGACATTTGGGCACATTACTTTTCACCAGGGATCGACAGCAGGTAACACTCACGCCGGTCGGCGAGGCACTCGTCCCGCACGCATACATGCGGGTTCATCGCGCTGCGCTCCAGTTCCGGAGGCGCGCGGGAGCGCCGCTTCGTCGGAGGTTCACAACGCTTCGCACTCGCCCTGGCCGATGA
- a CDS encoding oxidoreductase, with amino-acid sequence MNQIWIVTGANSGFGRAITEAAVAAGNIVVAAARRPETLVDLVAAYPDRVEALRLDVTDQIAIANAVADIAARYGHIDVLVNNAGRSHIGSFEETSDAELRDLFELHVFGPAALVRAVLPHMRAQRSGAIIQVSSLRGQTSRAGFAAYSGGKFAIEGMSEALAREARPLGIKVMIVEPGSFRTSLPGNTTVSPALPDYTGTVGRMRAVIAAGEGEQPGDPARGAALVLTALDADRTPLRLVLGADAVDGILAHLDQVRDDIEAWEDASRETGFRRSRVLQFG; translated from the coding sequence ATGAACCAGATCTGGATTGTCACAGGCGCCAATTCCGGCTTCGGTCGGGCTATCACCGAGGCGGCCGTCGCTGCCGGGAACATTGTCGTCGCGGCCGCACGACGACCGGAAACCCTGGTCGATCTCGTCGCCGCCTACCCGGATCGGGTCGAAGCGCTGAGGCTCGACGTCACCGATCAGATCGCGATCGCGAACGCTGTCGCGGACATCGCAGCCCGCTATGGCCACATCGACGTCCTGGTCAACAATGCCGGGCGCAGCCATATCGGATCATTCGAGGAGACCTCCGACGCGGAATTGCGAGATCTGTTCGAACTGCACGTCTTCGGGCCTGCCGCGCTCGTCCGCGCCGTCCTGCCACATATGCGCGCTCAACGATCGGGAGCAATCATCCAGGTCAGCAGCCTGCGAGGACAAACCTCCCGGGCCGGCTTCGCTGCGTACAGTGGCGGCAAGTTCGCCATCGAAGGCATGTCGGAAGCTCTCGCGAGGGAAGCCCGGCCGCTCGGCATCAAGGTGATGATCGTCGAACCGGGATCATTCCGCACCAGCCTGCCAGGCAACACCACGGTCAGCCCCGCATTGCCCGACTACACTGGCACAGTCGGCCGCATGCGCGCTGTCATCGCCGCAGGTGAAGGTGAACAGCCCGGCGACCCGGCCCGCGGCGCGGCCCTCGTGCTCACTGCCCTCGACGCCGACCGCACGCCACTGCGACTGGTGCTCGGCGCCGATGCCGTCGACGGTATCCTCGCGCACCTCGACCAAGTCCGGGACGACATCGAAGCATGGGAGGACGCCTCCCGCGAGACCGGGTTCCGGCGCTCCCGAGTTCTGCAATTCGGATGA
- a CDS encoding alpha,alpha-trehalose-phosphate synthase (UDP-forming): MTEQPSDDSDHALPETPPESNTTVVTSALAEPDGAGSGFVVVANRLPVDLEKLPDGTTRWKRSPGGLVTALEPVLRNNKGSWVGWAGVPNVDIDPIIEDGLELHPVTLTAGEVADYYEGFSNGTLWPLYHDVIVRPVYDRAWWAAYVTVNRRFAEATAKVAAEGATVWVQDYQLQLVPKMLRMLRPDLTIGFFLHIPFPPVELFMQMPWRTEIIEGLLGADLIGFHLPGGAQNFLYLARRLAGQPTSRGTVGVRSKLGVVQVGFRTVRVGAFPISIASAELDEHSRRRSVRERAAKIRAELGNPKNILLGVDRLDYTKGIDIRLAALEELLLEGRLDPAETVMVQLATPSRERVESYIQMRGDIERQVGRINGEFARVGYPVVHYLHRPIPRDELIAFFVAADVMLVTPLRDGMNLVAKEYVACHSGLNGALVLSEFTGAAAELRQSYLCNPHDLNSVKDAIIDALEDDRDTRRRRMRSLRRQVLAHDVDRWARSFLEALAQDQVAGSALLTDDDVYPESRAPRR, encoded by the coding sequence ATGACCGAACAGCCGTCCGACGACTCCGACCACGCCCTTCCAGAGACTCCGCCCGAATCAAACACCACGGTGGTCACCTCCGCCTTGGCCGAACCGGACGGAGCGGGCTCCGGCTTCGTTGTCGTCGCCAATCGGCTCCCGGTCGACCTGGAGAAACTGCCCGACGGCACCACCCGCTGGAAGCGCAGTCCGGGCGGTCTGGTGACCGCGCTCGAGCCGGTACTCCGCAATAACAAGGGCTCGTGGGTCGGCTGGGCCGGTGTGCCGAACGTCGATATCGACCCGATCATCGAAGACGGTCTCGAACTGCATCCGGTAACGCTGACCGCGGGCGAAGTCGCCGACTACTACGAGGGCTTCTCCAACGGCACGCTGTGGCCGCTCTACCACGATGTGATCGTGCGCCCGGTCTACGACCGCGCCTGGTGGGCCGCCTACGTCACGGTGAACCGGCGTTTCGCCGAGGCCACCGCGAAGGTCGCGGCCGAGGGCGCGACCGTCTGGGTGCAGGACTACCAGCTGCAACTGGTGCCGAAGATGCTGCGGATGCTGCGCCCCGATCTCACCATCGGGTTCTTCCTGCACATTCCGTTCCCGCCGGTCGAGCTGTTCATGCAGATGCCGTGGCGGACCGAGATCATCGAGGGCCTGCTCGGCGCCGATCTGATCGGCTTCCACCTGCCCGGCGGCGCGCAGAACTTCCTCTACCTGGCCCGCAGATTGGCCGGTCAGCCCACCTCGCGCGGCACCGTCGGCGTGCGCTCGAAACTCGGCGTCGTGCAGGTCGGCTTCCGCACGGTGCGGGTCGGCGCATTCCCGATTTCGATCGCCTCGGCCGAACTCGACGAACATTCGCGCCGCCGCTCGGTCCGCGAACGTGCCGCGAAGATCCGTGCGGAACTGGGCAATCCGAAGAACATCCTGCTCGGCGTCGACCGCTTGGACTACACCAAGGGCATCGACATCCGCTTGGCCGCACTGGAGGAGCTGCTGCTCGAAGGCAGGCTGGATCCCGCCGAGACCGTAATGGTGCAGCTGGCCACCCCGAGTCGCGAACGGGTGGAGAGCTATATCCAGATGCGCGGCGATATCGAGCGCCAGGTCGGCCGGATCAACGGCGAATTCGCCAGGGTCGGCTACCCGGTCGTGCACTACCTGCACCGCCCGATCCCCCGCGACGAACTCATCGCCTTCTTCGTGGCCGCCGACGTGATGCTGGTCACACCGCTGCGCGACGGCATGAACCTGGTCGCCAAGGAATACGTGGCCTGTCACAGCGGCCTCAACGGCGCCTTGGTGCTGAGCGAATTCACCGGCGCCGCAGCCGAATTGCGCCAGTCCTACCTGTGCAACCCACACGATCTGAACAGCGTCAAGGACGCCATCATCGACGCACTGGAGGACGACCGCGACACCCGCCGCCGCCGAATGCGCTCCCTGCGCCGCCAGGTACTCGCCCACGATGTGGACCGCTGGGCGCGCTCCTTCCTGGAGGCGCTGGCCCAAGACCAGGTCGCGGGCAGCGCCCTCCTCACCGACGACGACGTATACCCCGAATCGCGTGCACCCCGCCGCTAA
- a CDS encoding alpha/beta fold hydrolase, with amino-acid sequence MPLATVNGISLNYQVKGDPAKGTDVRGTAPLVVMIMGTGSPGRVWELHQVPALVKAGYRVCTFDNRGIKPSFEAAGGMTLEQLVGDTAGLIELLAEGPALVVGTSMGARVAQELALARPQLVRKAVFMAAHGRLDQFQKTLSLGEHELDASGVKLPAKYEAAMTAVMNMSPATMADPAAARDWLDLFEFTGGPVTPGIRAQRRMDHDFDRVQAYRGIRVPCLALGFADDRMIPPYLSREVAEAIPGARYLEVPDAGHYGYLERPEAVNKILLDFFAA; translated from the coding sequence ATGCCGCTGGCCACGGTGAACGGAATTTCGCTCAACTATCAGGTCAAGGGCGATCCTGCCAAGGGCACGGATGTGCGGGGCACGGCACCGCTGGTCGTCATGATCATGGGCACCGGCAGCCCGGGGCGGGTCTGGGAATTGCACCAGGTACCGGCGCTGGTCAAGGCGGGATATCGGGTCTGCACCTTCGATAACCGCGGCATCAAACCGTCCTTCGAGGCGGCCGGTGGCATGACCCTCGAACAGTTGGTCGGGGACACCGCGGGACTTATCGAACTGCTCGCCGAGGGCCCCGCGCTGGTGGTCGGCACCTCGATGGGCGCACGGGTGGCTCAGGAACTCGCGCTGGCGCGTCCGCAACTTGTGCGCAAGGCCGTGTTCATGGCCGCGCACGGCCGCCTCGACCAGTTTCAGAAGACGCTCTCGCTCGGCGAGCACGAACTCGATGCCAGCGGAGTCAAGCTGCCCGCGAAGTACGAGGCGGCGATGACCGCGGTGATGAATATGTCGCCCGCGACCATGGCCGATCCGGCCGCGGCCCGCGACTGGCTCGATCTGTTCGAATTCACCGGCGGGCCGGTGACACCGGGCATTCGCGCGCAGCGCCGGATGGACCACGATTTCGACCGTGTGCAGGCCTATCGCGGCATCAGGGTGCCGTGCCTCGCGCTCGGATTCGCCGATGACCGGATGATTCCGCCATATCTGTCCAGGGAGGTTGCCGAGGCCATTCCCGGTGCGCGCTACCTGGAAGTTCCTGATGCGGGGCATTACGGTTATCTCGAGCGTCCAGAAGCCGTGAACAAGATCCTGCTCGATTTCTTCGCGGCCTGA
- a CDS encoding MbtH family protein: MSTNPFDDEDGRFFVLVNDEEQHSLWPAFAEVPAGWRVVFGEDSRAACVEYVEKNWTDMRPKSLRDAMAADDAARQGAQS; encoded by the coding sequence TTGAGCACCAACCCCTTCGATGACGAAGACGGCCGCTTCTTCGTTCTGGTGAACGACGAGGAGCAGCATTCCCTGTGGCCCGCCTTTGCGGAGGTCCCGGCCGGATGGCGAGTCGTATTCGGCGAGGACAGCCGCGCTGCGTGCGTCGAGTACGTCGAGAAGAACTGGACCGATATGCGTCCGAAGAGCCTGCGTGACGCGATGGCCGCCGACGACGCGGCCCGTCAGGGCGCCCAGTCCTGA
- a CDS encoding HIT family protein — MPSVFSAIIAGQLPGRFVWEDDEFVGFLTIAPVTPGHTLVVPRKEIDQWQDIDPDTFARLNGVAQKIGRAVREAWDAPRAGLLIAGLEVPHLHLHVFPAFTMGNFDISGADPNPTPESLDEAQAKIKKALRELGYGANVPD; from the coding sequence ATGCCTTCCGTTTTCAGCGCGATCATCGCGGGCCAACTGCCAGGCCGATTCGTCTGGGAAGACGATGAATTCGTCGGATTCCTCACCATCGCCCCGGTCACCCCCGGCCACACCCTCGTGGTCCCCCGCAAGGAAATCGACCAGTGGCAGGACATCGACCCCGACACCTTCGCGCGCCTCAACGGCGTCGCCCAGAAGATCGGCCGAGCAGTGCGCGAGGCCTGGGACGCACCCCGCGCGGGCCTGCTGATCGCCGGCCTCGAGGTGCCACACCTGCACCTGCACGTCTTCCCGGCATTCACCATGGGCAACTTCGACATCTCCGGCGCCGACCCCAACCCCACCCCGGAATCCCTCGACGAGGCCCAAGCCAAAATCAAGAAAGCCCTGCGCGAACTGGGCTACGGAGCCAACGTCCCGGACTGA
- a CDS encoding PH domain-containing protein has product MGLIDGLMGNAGRIEPGKAQEEYARLMGNGEQIYAAYLLVRDAILFTNRRLVLVDKQGVTGRKVSYHSIPYRAITHFSVETAGTFDLDAELCIWISGSDEPVQKRFNRQVDIYEVQSILSHYVA; this is encoded by the coding sequence ATGGGTCTTATCGACGGACTGATGGGCAATGCCGGGCGCATCGAGCCCGGCAAGGCACAAGAGGAATACGCGAGGCTGATGGGCAACGGCGAACAGATCTACGCCGCGTATCTGCTTGTGCGCGACGCGATCCTGTTCACCAACCGCCGCCTCGTCCTGGTCGACAAGCAGGGCGTCACCGGCCGGAAGGTGAGCTATCACAGCATCCCCTACCGGGCGATCACGCACTTCTCGGTGGAAACCGCGGGCACCTTCGATCTGGATGCCGAACTCTGCATCTGGATCTCGGGCAGCGACGAGCCGGTGCAGAAGCGGTTCAACCGTCAGGTCGATATCTACGAGGTGCAGAGCATCCTGTCGCATTACGTCGCCTGA
- a CDS encoding TetR/AcrR family transcriptional regulator, which translates to MTEPSHRSRRTGGRSARVRQAVVDAAVTVLLERGPDHFSVAEVATKAGVHETSIYRRWRTRENLIVDALLATSGAVIPVPDTGSVRGDLIELARSVATYLTHPAGATFTRAAAVHVDDETIAAARRKFWESRLQLAAVIIERGIQRRELPRATDARLVLETVIAPLHMRVLLTHEPIDDTLPERIVDLICAGLSGTDTSISALSATGGPRVDD; encoded by the coding sequence GTGACTGAACCATCACATCGGTCCCGACGGACCGGCGGGCGCAGTGCGCGCGTGCGCCAAGCGGTCGTCGATGCCGCGGTGACCGTGTTGCTGGAACGAGGTCCGGACCATTTCAGCGTCGCCGAGGTCGCGACGAAGGCCGGAGTTCACGAGACGTCGATCTACCGCCGCTGGCGCACTCGGGAGAACCTCATCGTCGATGCGCTGCTGGCCACCAGCGGTGCGGTCATCCCCGTGCCCGACACCGGATCGGTGCGCGGCGATCTCATCGAGTTGGCCCGGTCGGTTGCCACATATCTGACACATCCCGCGGGCGCGACCTTCACCCGCGCGGCGGCAGTGCACGTCGATGACGAAACGATCGCGGCGGCGCGCCGGAAGTTCTGGGAATCGCGTCTGCAACTCGCGGCTGTCATCATCGAGCGCGGCATTCAGCGGCGAGAATTACCGCGGGCCACCGATGCCCGCCTGGTGCTGGAAACCGTCATCGCCCCACTGCACATGCGAGTCCTGCTGACCCACGAGCCGATCGACGACACACTGCCCGAGCGCATCGTCGATCTCATCTGTGCCGGCCTGAGCGGTACCGACACATCAATCAGCGCGTTATCGGCCACCGGCGGTCCGCGCGTGGATGATTGA
- a CDS encoding alpha/beta fold hydrolase, whose protein sequence is MVNWDAPTIDFAPTAEPVGYHRLHPDRGMEFQLDRFLQWIGPAALAELRTAADRIGSYADWVEVFLELAQRARATDREFSAAYYDRAAEFFMPVDDPRRAPARTRFVRAMRDLYQLSPVDVPYGAAALPTYDLRPEGLARGVIVVCGGFDEYTEEIFPLLLAGARAGYRVIAFDGPGQGGALLDHGLPMTAAWEGPVAAVLDHFGLDDVTLIGVSLGGGLAIRAAAFEPRIRRVIALDVLDDFLECLGRQAFPGATPGIRLALAVRARHLVNLTARLAAARKPIAAWGLSQGMHVTGTKDAYEFFRAARDLSSRAVSHRVTADALLLAGSDDHYVPARQLHRQAAALTHARSVTTRLFTPAEQAHNHCQIGNIGCCLGTILTWLQDHERAAEDVVAGNHTPTS, encoded by the coding sequence ATGGTCAACTGGGATGCGCCGACGATCGACTTCGCCCCCACCGCGGAACCCGTCGGTTACCACCGATTGCATCCGGACCGGGGCATGGAGTTCCAGCTCGACCGTTTCCTGCAATGGATCGGCCCCGCCGCGTTGGCCGAGCTCCGCACCGCTGCGGATCGGATCGGCTCGTACGCCGACTGGGTCGAGGTGTTCCTCGAGCTGGCGCAGCGGGCGCGGGCGACCGATCGGGAGTTTTCCGCCGCGTACTACGACCGCGCGGCGGAGTTCTTCATGCCTGTCGACGATCCGCGTCGCGCCCCCGCCCGCACTCGGTTCGTGCGTGCCATGCGTGATCTCTACCAGTTGTCTCCGGTGGACGTGCCCTATGGTGCGGCCGCATTGCCGACCTACGACCTTCGACCGGAGGGTCTGGCGCGGGGCGTGATCGTCGTTTGCGGTGGGTTCGACGAATACACCGAGGAGATCTTTCCGTTGCTGCTGGCCGGAGCCCGCGCCGGATACCGCGTCATCGCCTTCGACGGCCCCGGACAGGGCGGTGCCCTCCTGGACCACGGTCTGCCTATGACGGCGGCATGGGAAGGGCCGGTCGCCGCTGTCCTCGACCATTTCGGCCTGGACGACGTCACCCTGATCGGGGTCTCGCTCGGTGGCGGACTGGCCATCCGCGCCGCCGCGTTCGAACCCCGAATCCGCCGCGTCATCGCCCTCGACGTGCTCGACGATTTCCTGGAATGCCTTGGCAGACAAGCATTTCCCGGTGCCACCCCGGGGATCCGGCTCGCACTGGCGGTCCGCGCCCGCCACCTGGTCAACCTGACCGCCCGCCTGGCCGCCGCCCGCAAACCGATCGCCGCCTGGGGCCTGAGTCAAGGCATGCACGTCACCGGCACGAAAGATGCCTACGAGTTCTTCCGCGCCGCTCGCGACCTGTCCTCCCGCGCGGTCTCGCACCGCGTCACCGCCGACGCGCTCCTCTTGGCCGGATCCGACGACCACTACGTCCCCGCCCGCCAGCTGCACCGCCAGGCCGCAGCACTCACGCACGCCCGTTCCGTCACCACCCGCCTGTTCACGCCCGCCGAACAAGCCCACAACCACTGTCAGATCGGCAATATCGGTTGCTGCCTGGGCACCATCCTCACCTGGCTGCAAGACCACGAACGCGCGGCCGAAGATGTCGTCGCCGGTAACCACACGCCGACCAGCTGA